One Actinomyces marmotae DNA window includes the following coding sequences:
- a CDS encoding bifunctional riboflavin kinase/FAD synthetase, which produces MEIWYGAEQVPESPRAPSGAACAGSAVTVGVFDGVHRGHQRILARVVERARALGPGCLAVAVTFDPHPLTVHRPGIDLAMIASLPDRLEAMAATGLDAVLVIPYTLGFADQSPEGFVRDWLEGLLGARAIVVGGDVRFGRGNSGDADSLRAIGAADGVEIEIVPEVLAPGGRRWSSTWARECLAAGDVRQAAEILGRPHRVRGVVIHGLRRGRELGFPTANLDAATAGVVPPDGVYAGWLVRGGRGGAPEGERLPAAISIGTNPTFDDVLARTIEAHVLGRADLDLYGEDVAVDFVSHLRPMLAFDSLEPLLERMRQDVIETAGALGVPVPEPVRPQDVTA; this is translated from the coding sequence GTGGAGATCTGGTACGGCGCCGAGCAGGTGCCCGAGTCGCCACGCGCCCCCAGCGGCGCCGCTTGCGCTGGAAGCGCCGTGACCGTCGGGGTCTTCGACGGCGTCCACCGCGGCCACCAGCGGATCCTCGCCCGCGTCGTCGAGCGCGCCCGCGCCCTGGGGCCCGGCTGCCTCGCCGTCGCCGTCACCTTCGACCCGCACCCCCTGACCGTCCACCGCCCCGGGATCGATCTGGCGATGATCGCCTCCCTGCCCGACCGCCTCGAGGCCATGGCCGCCACCGGCCTGGACGCTGTCCTCGTCATCCCCTACACCCTGGGCTTCGCCGACCAGTCTCCCGAGGGCTTCGTGCGCGACTGGCTCGAGGGGCTCCTCGGCGCGCGGGCCATCGTCGTCGGGGGCGACGTGCGATTCGGCCGGGGTAACTCCGGCGACGCCGACTCCCTGCGCGCCATCGGTGCCGCCGACGGCGTCGAGATCGAAATCGTCCCCGAGGTCCTGGCCCCCGGCGGGCGGCGGTGGTCCTCCACCTGGGCGCGCGAGTGCCTCGCCGCCGGGGATGTGCGCCAAGCCGCTGAGATCCTGGGCCGGCCCCACCGCGTGCGCGGCGTCGTCATCCATGGGCTGCGGCGCGGTCGCGAGCTCGGCTTCCCCACCGCCAACCTCGACGCCGCCACCGCCGGCGTCGTGCCCCCGGACGGCGTGTACGCCGGATGGCTCGTGCGAGGGGGGCGGGGCGGTGCCCCCGAGGGCGAGCGCCTGCCCGCCGCGATCTCGATCGGCACCAACCCCACCTTTGACGATGTCCTGGCCCGCACCATCGAGGCCCACGTGCTCGGCCGGGCGGACCTCGATCTCTACGGCGAGGACGTGGCCGTGGACTTCGTGTCCCACCTGCGCCCCATGCTCGCCTTCGACTCCTTGGAGCCGCTGCTGGAGCGGATGCGCCAGGACGTCATCGAGACCGCAGGGGCCCTGGGCGTCCCCGTTCCCGAGCCCGTGCGCCCGCAGGACGTCACCGCCTGA
- the rpsO gene encoding 30S ribosomal protein S15 — MSVTPERKSEIIAEYATHEGDTGSPEVQVAVLTERISNLTEHFKTHTHDHHSRRGLYLLIGKRRRLLDYLMKEDIERYRSLIARLGIRR; from the coding sequence ATGTCGGTCACCCCTGAGCGCAAGTCCGAGATCATCGCCGAGTACGCCACCCATGAGGGTGACACGGGCTCCCCCGAGGTCCAGGTCGCCGTTCTCACCGAGCGCATCTCCAACCTCACCGAGCACTTCAAGACCCACACGCACGACCACCACTCGCGCCGCGGCCTCTACCTGCTCATCGGCAAGCGCCGCCGCCTCCTCGACTACCTCATGAAGGAGGACATCGAGCGCTACCGCTCGCTCATCGCCCGCCTCGGCATCCGCCGCTGA
- a CDS encoding TetR/AcrR family transcriptional regulator, with the protein MPRVSKPAAERREEILDAAERLFAAKGVSATTTGDILDAVGIAKGTLYYHFTSKDAILSALIERTAAMIAERAAQAAASGLPAPRRFMAVIGAMRVKGDAAALIDGLHDAANTHFHLLSLVTTIRALTPILVGVVEDGIAEGSFTCSDPRTTIEILLTSGAMLVDEGIFTGEADQAPRRMAGVLLAAEALLSTAPGALTGPAAPASPEAEG; encoded by the coding sequence ATGCCCCGTGTCAGCAAGCCCGCGGCCGAGCGCCGTGAGGAGATCCTCGACGCCGCCGAGCGCCTGTTCGCCGCCAAGGGGGTGAGCGCCACCACCACCGGCGACATCCTGGACGCGGTGGGCATCGCCAAGGGCACGCTCTACTACCACTTCACCAGCAAGGACGCGATCCTGAGCGCCCTGATCGAGCGCACGGCCGCGATGATCGCCGAGCGCGCCGCCCAGGCGGCGGCGAGCGGCCTCCCGGCGCCGCGGCGGTTCATGGCGGTCATCGGCGCCATGAGGGTCAAGGGCGATGCGGCCGCGCTGATCGACGGCCTCCACGACGCTGCCAACACGCATTTCCACCTCCTGTCGCTGGTCACCACGATCCGCGCGCTCACACCGATCCTGGTGGGGGTCGTGGAGGACGGGATCGCCGAGGGCTCCTTCACCTGCTCGGACCCGCGCACCACCATCGAGATCCTGCTGACCAGTGGGGCCATGCTCGTCGACGAGGGCATCTTCACAGGCGAGGCCGACCAGGCCCCCCGGCGCATGGCCGGCGTCCTGCTGGCCGCGGAGGCCCTCCTGTCCACCGCCCCCGGGGCCCTGACCGGCCCGGCCGCGCCCGCCTCCCCGGAGGCGGAGGGATGA